The window TCCGAATATGAAGATGCGAAAAATGAACAAGCTTTTATCGAAGGCGAAATTATAACATTAGAGAAAATGCTTCGTAATAGTAAAGTCATTGATGAACAAGAGATAAAAACTGATGTAGTTTCTATTGGTGTTACCGTTGTTTTAAAAGACCTGGAGTTTGGAGATGAATTTGAATATACTCTTGTTGGTTCGGCTGAAGCTGACCCAGTGGAATTAAAGATTTCTAATGAATCACCTGTTGGTCAAGCAATTTTAGGACAAAAAATAGGTAGTATTGTTGAGGTAAATGTGCCTGCTGGTATTTTAAAATATGAAGTAATTGATATTAAACGGAACTTATAATTGTTTCTTCTTTTGGAAATGCCAAGATGGACGAGTTAGGGGAGAAAGCATAAAATGACAGAAGTAAAGAATCAGGAAATTCAAAAAACTGAAGATTTAAACGAACTTATGCGTGTGCGCCGTGAGAAAATGACGGCATTTGAGGAACAAGGAATTGAGCCTTTTGCTCGAAAATATGATGTTACAATTCATGCA is drawn from Pelosinus sp. IPA-1 and contains these coding sequences:
- the greA gene encoding transcription elongation factor GreA — its product is MAEKQFILTAEGLKKIEQKFDHLKSVRRREVAERIKQAIEFGDISENSEYEDAKNEQAFIEGEIITLEKMLRNSKVIDEQEIKTDVVSIGVTVVLKDLEFGDEFEYTLVGSAEADPVELKISNESPVGQAILGQKIGSIVEVNVPAGILKYEVIDIKRNL